CTTACAAGCGGTGTCCCTTGATAAAGCGCAGACTCTTTCCATTGGTTGGTCCAAGGGGAGTTGGGTATAAGTGTCGCCCCCGACGTCGCACTGATGTTTTTTTGTGAAGACCACATTGATGAGGAATTGTGCGCAGAAGTAGAGGGTGTCTTTTGTGAAGTGGTCGTGTGAGTGAAGTAAGAGTCTATGGGATAAAAAATATCCAAAGTTTTAGTGAGATGATCTGCCACCACTTTTTGTGTTTCAGCGTCTAAGCTCGGTGTGAGGCCCAGATTGAAGTTGTTTTCAAAGAACTGTGTTGTGACCGTGTTGGCCATGTAATCGGGATGACGTAAGATCTGTGCGAGCAGAGGTTTATTGGTATAAAAGCCAAAGATTTCAAGATGGTCTAAAAGATCCAGTAAGTCGGCAATAGCTTCCTCGCGCGTATCCTGTGTGGAGATGATTTTAGCAACCATAGAATCATAATAAGGAGTCACGCGGTCCCTAGCTTCAATGCCATATTCGTAACGGCGGCCTTGGCCCTGAGGAAAAATCAGTTTACCCACTTGGCCAATACTGGGCGCACCGTTTTTGTAGGGGTCTTCAGCATAAAGACGCAACTCGATGGAAGCCCCTTTGGGTTGAAATGCTGCTGGCCAATTTAAATCTGTTTTCTGAGCAGTAAGGATTTGGGCTTTGACTAGGTCTACTCCAAACACCTCTTCGGTGACAGGATGTTCGACTTGCAGGCGTGTGTTCACTTCTAGAAAGTAAAATTGATCCTCTTGAAATAAAAACTCCACAGTTCCTGCATTAAGGTAATTTGCAAGTTCCGCAATTTTTTTGGCATAGCCGTGTACTAGTGTACGTTGTTCGGTGTTCAAACTTGTTGAAGGGGTTTCTTCTATGATCTTTTGATGTTTTCTTTGAACCGAACATTCTCTTTCCCCAAGAACATGAATGTTCCCTTTGTGGTCACCAAAGATTTGCACTTCAATATGTTTGGCTTGATGGAGATACTTTTCTAAAAAGACAGAGGGATTGCCGAAGGCTTTCAGAGCTTCGCTTTTAGCAAGATTGATCTGTTCGTGAGCTTCCTTATGATGATGAATCACACGCATCCCACGTCCACCACCCCCAGCCGTGGCTTTGACAATAACAGGGTAACCGATTTTTTCACATTCACTGACGAGTTTATCAATGTCGCTATCTTCGCCTTTATAGCCAGGTATCGTAGGCACACCTGCTTTTTGGCAGAGTTCCTTGGCTGTTTTTTTGTCACCAAAAGACATGATGGTCTCAGGTGTAGGGCCGATGAAAATCATACCTGCGTCTGCGACTTTCTGCGCGAACTCTGCGTTCTCGGATAAAAAACCAAACCCAGGGTGAATCGCATCGGCTTGATGTTTGAGAGCCGCAGCAATGACGTGATCCATATTTAAATAACTGTCTGCTGAAGCCGCGCCTCCTATCAGTGCAGTTTCATCACACATTCTGTAAGCCAAAGTTTCGGTGTCAGGTTCTGAATGTAAAAGAACAGTTTTGATACCCAGTTCATGACAAGTCCGATGGATACGGCAGGCGACTTCCCCTCGATTGGCAATGGCTATTTTTTTAATGGTCTTCATCTTTCACCTACTCACTCAGTTTTAAAATCCAAGTTGTTATAGAATCAGCATAAGTGTGATCTTATGCTTTATCTCTATCTAAAAAGCTGCGCAAACGCTCTTGGGCCGATTCACCCACTCGTAAATTTGAAATCAGTTCTGTTGTTTGGGTTTTAAAATCGACTTCATTCATCTGTTGTTGTGCGCGCAAAATCTTCTTAGTAGCAAATACTGCATCAAGATCTAATTTTTCCAAATGTTTTAAAAATTTATTGAAAAGCTCTAAAAGCTCGTCGGGCTTGGCGACATGGTGGACAAGGCCCATCTCTTTAGCTTTGTAAGCATCAAAGAATTCGGCAAATAACATAAGAGGTGTTGATAAACCCCAATTGCATTTAGAGAGAATAAAAGAACTGATCACAGACGGCGCTAGCCCCATTGTCGTTTCACTAAAGCAAAATTTTGTATTCTCTTCTGCAAAACAATAGTCACTAGCAGCAACAAGCCCCAAGGCACCTCCCATCACATATTTGTGGACATAGGAGATCACAGGTTTGTTACAGTTTTTAATAGTGTAAAACATTTCAAAGAGTTCTTCTGACTCACGGAGATTTTGCTCAAAGGAATTTGAAATTTGGCTTTGCATCCATTCAAGATCAGCACCAGAACAAAAAGTATCTCCTGCCCCTTTGATAATAATCACTTTGATAGCGGGCTCTGCATTTAGGCTTTGAAACGCCTGAGTGAGTTCTTGAATCATGGCTTTGTTAAAAGCATTCTTCTTGTCGGGTCGATTCAATACGACATGCGCAAAAGAGTGTTTTCGTTCAATTTCAATAAATCCCATTTTATCCCCTTAGTTGTAGATTACGCTCTAAATGGCCTGATAAAATCAAGGGCGCATTCAGATTACATTCTAAATACGCCCTTGATTTTATCG
This region of Pseudobdellovibrionaceae bacterium genomic DNA includes:
- a CDS encoding ATP-grasp domain-containing protein encodes the protein MKTIKKIAIANRGEVACRIHRTCHELGIKTVLLHSEPDTETLAYRMCDETALIGGAASADSYLNMDHVIAAALKHQADAIHPGFGFLSENAEFAQKVADAGMIFIGPTPETIMSFGDKKTAKELCQKAGVPTIPGYKGEDSDIDKLVSECEKIGYPVIVKATAGGGGRGMRVIHHHKEAHEQINLAKSEALKAFGNPSVFLEKYLHQAKHIEVQIFGDHKGNIHVLGERECSVQRKHQKIIEETPSTSLNTEQRTLVHGYAKKIAELANYLNAGTVEFLFQEDQFYFLEVNTRLQVEHPVTEEVFGVDLVKAQILTAQKTDLNWPAAFQPKGASIELRLYAEDPYKNGAPSIGQVGKLIFPQGQGRRYEYGIEARDRVTPYYDSMVAKIISTQDTREEAIADLLDLLDHLEIFGFYTNKPLLAQILRHPDYMANTVTTQFFENNFNLGLTPSLDAETQKVVADHLTKTLDIFYPIDSYFTHTTTSQKTPSTSAHNSSSMWSSQKNISATSGATLIPNSPWTNQWKESALYQGTPLVRLNLQNVNSMRVEDKMWWSYGSDTYSFSLRTKTSQAGGAQSGKIHSPMPGTLFKVLCQVGDKIKEGDTLVVLEAMKMEHSIKAAASGKITAVHFKQGDILQADDLILEME
- a CDS encoding enoyl-CoA hydratase-related protein; translation: MGFIEIERKHSFAHVVLNRPDKKNAFNKAMIQELTQAFQSLNAEPAIKVIIIKGAGDTFCSGADLEWMQSQISNSFEQNLRESEELFEMFYTIKNCNKPVISYVHKYVMGGALGLVAASDYCFAEENTKFCFSETTMGLAPSVISSFILSKCNWGLSTPLMLFAEFFDAYKAKEMGLVHHVAKPDELLELFNKFLKHLEKLDLDAVFATKKILRAQQQMNEVDFKTQTTELISNLRVGESAQERLRSFLDRDKA